The Sporomusaceae bacterium FL31 sequence GCATTAAATGTGCCGGATGCTTGTACTCCGGAATCCATGATCGCCTTTTTTCCAGCAATAGCAGCAAAAGGATATCCGCCGGCGATTGCCTTGGCAAATACTGCAATATCTGGCGTCACCTGATAATATTGCTGTGCGCCTCCAAGTGCAACACGGAAACCAGTGATGACTTCGTCAAAAATCAACACCACCTTATATTTGCTCGCCAATTCTCTCATACCAGCTAAATAGCCCGGCTGCGGCAAGATTGGCCCTGAATCACACATAATGGGTTCGGTGATCACTGCCGCAATTTCTGACGAATACTGGTTCAGCACACGGTCTAAAAGTTCTAAGTCGTTCCACGGAAGAATGATGATGTCATCGGCAGTTTCCTGCCTTTGACCTTTGGAATGATAAAGCTTATTAGGCTCTTCCCTCATCCCAAGTTCACTGACAGCCGCTGCATCAATACTAACTTTTTCCTCATCCGACCACCCATGATATTGGCCTTCAAATTTAATAATCTTTTTCTTCCCTGTATAGGCTCTGGCCAGACGAAAGGCATGCATATTGGCTTCTGTACCTGAATTTTGATAAGATACCTTTTCGGCACAAGGAATGATTTCAGTGAGCTTTTTTGATAGCTGGAACAATTCAGGGGTTGTAGCAGATAACTGAGAGCCTTTTTCAAGCTGCCTAATGACCGCCTGATTGACCGAATCCGGACAAAACCCCAACAGCATTGGGCCAAAGGCGCCAATATAATCGATATATTCATTGCCATCCACATCATACACTTTTGAACCTTTTCCTTTTTCCAAACAAATCGGATATTCTTCATCAGCTGCTTTGTGAAATGAACTGGCAACACCATCTACCAAATAGAGTTTAGTTTCCGCAAACAATGCTTTTGACTTCTCCGTGTTAAACTTTCTCACATCATCATTCCTTTCTAAGTAAAATCTACTTTTATCAAAAAGGCCTACCCTAGACAAGCTGATTGCCAACGATTACGGCGCGAGCTTTATCATGAGCAATGGCTGGACTGCAGCGTAAAAATATTTCTGGGCAGGAGCAGCATTCACGCATCACGTGGATACTGCCTCCTGCCCAGGAAAAAGCGAAGATGCTATTGTTATTTGATGTTCTTGGTTATGCCATCTTCAACTGATACAAAATAGTCTTGATTTAAGCCAAATTGTTGTAAGATATTCATTAAAGTACCATCTTTTTTCATGTCATTTAACGCTTTATTGACTTCTGCGTTAAATTCCTTATCTTCAAAGCGTAATGCAGCGCCAATTTTACCGGCTGCTTCTGCTTCATAAGGACTTACAATTCTTAAATTCAAGCTTGAATCTTGCTTGATGGTATAGCCAGCCACAATACCGTCGGTTACGCAGGCATCAATTTTCCCAGTGTTAACAGCCATCATCAATTCTGCTTGGTTGCTGAAT is a genomic window containing:
- the hemL_2 gene encoding glutamate-1-semialdehyde 2,1-aminomutase, giving the protein MRKFNTEKSKALFAETKLYLVDGVASSFHKAADEEYPICLEKGKGSKVYDVDGNEYIDYIGAFGPMLLGFCPDSVNQAVIRQLEKGSQLSATTPELFQLSKKLTEIIPCAEKVSYQNSGTEANMHAFRLARAYTGKKKIIKFEGQYHGWSDEEKVSIDAAAVSELGMREEPNKLYHSKGQRQETADDIIILPWNDLELLDRVLNQYSSEIAAVITEPIMCDSGPILPQPGYLAGMRELASKYKVVLIFDEVITGFRVALGGAQQYYQVTPDIAVFAKAIAGGYPFAAIAGKKAIMDSGVQASGTFNANPIAVAAALATIEALEKEDVYENFEYIGRLLTEGIIKLGQQYQLNLFCACIGSICIIVFGMSEPAKDFREFLDQAELERYQLFVKKAREYGIRFTAKRGRIYLSTQHTEADIRRTLQVIAQVFGEIQGGL